The Corallococcus soli genome has a window encoding:
- a CDS encoding hybrid sensor histidine kinase/response regulator: MNPSERLLKQFRDLVTVRLERINRSLMELESGGNLEAGQRVLRELHGLKGEARMMGFDDINTLVHQMEELVRCAEPHRYRLSSESTDALLATADTVLALSGALQAGEPPLAVATLVATLQERTTTESARPPLPAPRPLEDGARAQASRGPGAPAKGEGTQGAASHLLATTRAESGTPVVPAHWSALALRPESAPGPAMSPVSAASHLLMTAIRSEPPGGGQGAMASAPAAPVAAHPGVFTSGAPVGTQQGASSLVASAGSHLVSPGAGGPAAASFVNPASAPLPGTRLLDTAASSRPFSGAAPKVGGGAPRNHEARVDTAVRIGVASLDLLTSAVTNLGQVARRRELATARRLALVRELSELARAAEDLGPAGVAIAERLGRAKELAATLHREAKLLANAELRDLGQVSEEVQTLRMLPLAVLFEPYPRMVRDLARELGKEVELVVDGEDTRADRSVVEALREPLMHLVRNALDHGLETRVDRVGAGKHPRGCLTLRAAREGSRIVLRVEDDGMGMDPALLRRVAVRRGVLDEATANALSDAAARDLIFLPGFSSREVVTDLSGRGVGLDAVRASLQALGGDVGVESAPGWGTIFTLRVPVSLTVAPLLFVQVGDETLALGAVHVSRALKVEAPDIGEVAGRPVLRAEGRVLPFASLASVLGHDPERPAREGELVLVVKGQGMEAALAVDRVLEERVQAILPLKGILARFTHLTGATSLADGRLAMVLSAATLAAGVHGTAPLRLVRPPVRAAQVRRRRILVVDDSPLTRELVANLLEAVGYDTLRAPDGLGALALLGEDGPPVELVVTDLEMPQMDGVELTRRLKTDPHRSGMPVVILTTRGGEADRARGLAAGADGYITKGDLVRQDLVDVVGRLLA, encoded by the coding sequence GTGAACCCCAGCGAACGGCTCCTCAAGCAGTTCCGCGACCTGGTCACGGTGCGCCTGGAGCGCATCAACCGCTCCCTGATGGAGCTGGAGTCCGGGGGCAACCTGGAGGCGGGGCAGCGGGTGCTGCGCGAGCTGCACGGGCTGAAGGGCGAGGCCCGGATGATGGGCTTCGACGACATCAACACGCTCGTGCACCAGATGGAGGAGCTGGTCCGCTGCGCGGAGCCGCACCGGTATCGCCTGTCGTCGGAGTCCACCGACGCGCTGCTCGCCACGGCGGACACGGTGCTCGCGCTGTCCGGGGCGCTCCAGGCGGGGGAGCCGCCGCTTGCGGTGGCGACGCTGGTGGCGACGCTGCAGGAGCGGACCACGACGGAGTCCGCGCGTCCTCCGCTTCCGGCGCCCCGTCCCCTGGAGGATGGCGCCCGGGCGCAGGCGTCGCGTGGGCCAGGCGCGCCCGCGAAGGGGGAGGGGACGCAGGGGGCCGCGTCCCACCTGCTGGCGACGACGCGCGCGGAGTCGGGCACCCCCGTCGTGCCTGCCCACTGGTCGGCGCTGGCGCTCCGTCCGGAGTCCGCGCCGGGCCCGGCCATGTCCCCGGTCTCGGCCGCGTCGCACCTGCTCATGACGGCCATCCGTTCGGAGCCGCCCGGCGGGGGACAGGGCGCGATGGCCTCCGCGCCGGCCGCCCCGGTGGCTGCGCACCCCGGGGTCTTCACCTCAGGCGCCCCGGTGGGGACACAGCAGGGGGCTTCGTCCCTGGTGGCCTCGGCGGGTTCGCATCTCGTGAGCCCGGGGGCCGGAGGTCCGGCGGCGGCCTCCTTCGTGAATCCGGCATCGGCGCCGCTGCCGGGCACCCGGTTGCTCGACACTGCGGCCTCCTCCCGTCCTTTTTCGGGGGCGGCACCGAAGGTCGGTGGCGGCGCGCCACGCAACCATGAGGCCCGCGTGGACACGGCGGTGCGCATTGGCGTGGCCAGCCTGGACCTGCTCACCAGCGCGGTGACGAACCTGGGGCAGGTGGCGCGCCGCCGTGAGCTGGCGACCGCGCGGCGGCTGGCGCTGGTGCGGGAGCTGAGCGAGCTGGCCCGGGCGGCGGAGGACCTGGGCCCCGCGGGCGTCGCGATCGCGGAGCGGCTGGGCCGGGCGAAGGAGCTGGCCGCCACCCTGCACCGGGAAGCGAAGCTGCTCGCCAACGCGGAGCTGCGCGACCTGGGCCAGGTGTCCGAAGAGGTCCAGACGCTGCGCATGCTGCCCCTGGCCGTCCTCTTCGAACCCTATCCCCGCATGGTGCGCGACCTCGCGCGGGAGCTTGGCAAGGAGGTGGAGCTCGTCGTGGACGGCGAGGACACCCGCGCGGACCGCTCCGTGGTGGAGGCGCTGCGCGAACCCCTGATGCACCTGGTGCGCAACGCGCTGGACCACGGCCTGGAGACGCGCGTGGACCGCGTCGGCGCCGGCAAGCACCCCCGGGGCTGCCTCACCCTGCGCGCCGCGCGCGAGGGCAGCCGCATCGTGCTGCGCGTGGAGGACGACGGCATGGGCATGGATCCCGCCCTGCTGCGGCGGGTGGCCGTGCGCCGGGGCGTGCTCGACGAAGCCACCGCGAACGCCCTGTCCGACGCCGCCGCGCGCGACCTCATCTTCCTGCCCGGCTTCTCCTCGCGCGAGGTGGTCACCGACCTGTCAGGTCGGGGCGTGGGGCTGGACGCCGTGCGCGCGTCCCTCCAGGCGCTGGGCGGCGACGTGGGCGTGGAGTCCGCGCCGGGCTGGGGCACCATCTTCACCCTGCGCGTGCCGGTCTCCCTCACCGTCGCGCCCCTGCTCTTCGTCCAGGTGGGCGACGAGACGCTCGCCCTCGGCGCCGTCCACGTCTCCCGCGCCCTCAAGGTGGAGGCCCCCGACATCGGCGAGGTCGCCGGACGCCCCGTCCTCCGGGCCGAGGGCCGCGTGCTGCCGTTCGCGTCGCTCGCGTCGGTCCTGGGCCACGACCCGGAGCGCCCCGCCCGGGAGGGCGAGCTGGTGCTGGTGGTGAAGGGGCAGGGCATGGAGGCCGCACTGGCGGTGGACCGGGTGCTGGAGGAGCGCGTCCAGGCCATCCTGCCGTTGAAGGGCATCCTCGCCCGCTTCACCCACCTGACCGGGGCCACGTCGCTGGCGGACGGACGGCTGGCCATGGTCCTGTCGGCGGCGACCCTGGCGGCGGGCGTCCACGGGACGGCGCCCCTGCGGCTGGTGCGTCCCCCGGTGCGGGCGGCCCAGGTGCGCCGCCGCCGCATCCTCGTGGTGGACGACTCCCCCCTCACCCGCGAGCTGGTGGCCAACCTGCTGGAGGCGGTGGGGTACGACACGCTCCGGGCGCCGGACGGCCTGGGTGCGCTCGCACTCCTGGGCGAGGACGGCCCCCCGGTGGAGCTGGTGGTCACCGACCTGGAGATGCCCCAGATGGACGGCGTGGAGCTCACCCGGCGCCTGAAGACCGACCCCCACCGGAGCGGCATGCCCGTCGTCATCCTCACCACCCGGGGAGGGGAGGCGGACC